From the Mycobacterium noviomagense genome, the window CTCGAAGACCTCGCCGAGGAAGCGCTGACAGAGGATCTCGCAGCGCTCAAGAGATAGGCCGGGGCGGTAGTCACTGCCATGGCAGGTCGCTGTTGTCGCCGCGCCAGCGCGAAGGCGGAATCATCGGGGCACCAAGCAATCCCGATGCATCGACATGACGCAGAGCGGCGTCGAGGTGCCGGCGCATGCGATGCTCGGCCTTCTGCGCGTCGCCCGCGGCGATCGCGTCGGCAATCGCACGGTGTGACTTGGCCGCTTCTTCGCGGTCGTACTGGGTGATGTCCTGTTCGGCGGCGGCCCAGCGGACCGCCTGCTCGACAGCGGCCAGAACCGTTGTCAGGATCGGGTTTCCGCTTGCTTGCACGAGAAGCTCGTGAAATTCGTGATAGCCCGCTCCATCCGGCGCGATACCGCGCTCGGCCACTTCGGCAAGGGCGGCCTTCTGCTGCGCAGAAGCGTGCTGGGCGACGTGCGCCGCCGCAGCCGGTTCAAGCAATTTGCGGAACGCCAGCAGATCACCCCACGTCGCGCCGGTGAGGGTGAGCAACTGCACCAGCGAGCGGGCCACCCGCTCAGGCTCGGGGTGACGGATGCGCACACCGCTGCGTCCCTGGCTGGTCGTGGTCAGACCTTCGGCGTCGAGCAGCCGCAGCGCTACTCGCACCGTTTCGCGGCTGACCCCGAGCTGGCTGATCAGCTCACTTTCGGTCGGCAGCGAATCGCCCGGCGCGAGTTCGCCGGACAGGATCTGGCGGCGCAGGCTGGCGGCGACAACGTCGGCGGCCCGAGAGGTCCGAAAAGACTTTGCCGTCGTCACATCACTTAGTATACTAAGTCGCCATGGTCACGGTACCGAATGCCGCGGTGCTGACGGGAGCGTTCCGGCCGATGCGGTTCGAGGCGACCGTCGAGGACTGCATCACGACGTTCGGCGAGATTCCTAAAGAACTTTCCGGCGGCTTCTATCGGGCCGGCCCGACGTTCAAACGGCCCACCAAGCAGGGCGCCAACGGGCTGTTGGCCATGGACGGCATGGTTCAGGGGCTGACGTTGGACAACGGGCGTGCGGATTTCCGCAACCGCTGGATCCGCACTCCGAAATACGTGCTCGAGGAGCGTCACGGCCGCGGCATGTTCTGCTGGGCCGACGGCGAATGGAGCGACTGGCGCAACATCGGCTTCGGGCCTGCCGTCCGCGACCAGCACACCCGCGGAATCCCGCAGGGCACCAACAACATCAATTGCTTTCCCTTCGGCGGCCAGATCCTTGCCTCCGGCGAGCAGGGCAGCCCGCCGATCGCGCTGGATCCGATCACGCTCGAAACCCGCGGGGTGGTGCCGTGGTCGCCGCAGTTGTCGCGCGGGATCTTCGACCTAGCGTGCTACGGCGACGCGGCGTTCACCGCGCACCCGAAGTGGGACAGCGCCACCGGCACGCTGTACGGGTGGGCCTACAGCAACCGTCGACCATACGTCACCGTGCATGTGGTGCGACCCGATGGAGCTGTGATCTCACGCGAGTTGACAGATGCGCCGTATTGCTGCGAAGTCCACGACATGTGGCTCACCCAAGACTGGATGGTGCTGCCGTTCCAGGGCTTCGCGTTCGATCCCGACCGGATCGAGCGCGGCCTGTCTGTGCAGCACTGGGATCCGCATCTCCCGATCATCCTTGCTCTGGTGCCACGCGACGACGTCGAACACGGCGAAATACGGTGGATCACCGCAGAAATCGGGCCACAGTACGTCATGCACACGCTGGCCGCCAATGTCGTCGACAACAGGCTGACCTTGGATGGCCCGGTCTTCGAACGGCCACCGTTTCCGCTGGACATCGACCGGTTCGAAGGCCAGGACATCGCCTTGTTCTTCAACCTCGCGCGCAGCACGCTCGGCCGCTGGACGGTGGATCTCGACGAGGGGAGCGTCAAATCGGAGTTGCTCGGCGACCGGCCGTGCGAGTTGCCGAAAGTCGACGAACGCTACTACGGCCGGGGGCACAAGTGGGGATACTTGATCGGCGGCGATGCCAAGGGCCAAGGCATGCGTATGCACAGCCTCGTCGTCCGCGACATCGACACCGGCCGCGAGCAGGAGTACCGGCTGCGCCACGACCGCCCGGCCCTGGTGATGGAGCCGACCTTCGTACCCCGCACTCCCGAGGCGCCGGAGGGCGACGGCTACCTGGTAGTGCCGGTGTCGCGGTGGGCCGAAAACCTCGGTGAATACGTGATTTTCGACACCGACGACATCACCGCCGGCCCGATCTGCCGCATCGAGATCCCATTCCTGCTGGGCTTCACTCCCCACGGGCACTGGATGGACTTCCGTTGACCCCGACCGCATTCTTGAGCGACGCGGAAGAAACCGAACTGCGCGCTTCGGTTCACGGGATCGTCGCCAAATTCGGCAACGCGTACTTCACGCACTGCAGCGAGACCCTGCAGCATCCCACCGAGGTGTGGGACGCGCTGGCCGCCGGCGGCTTCGTCGGCGTGAACCTGCCTGAGCAATACGGCGGCGGCGGAATGGGACTGACCGCGATGAACGTCGTCGCCGAAGAGGCCGCCGCAGCGGGCTG encodes:
- a CDS encoding FadR/GntR family transcriptional regulator, encoding MTTAKSFRTSRAADVVAASLRRQILSGELAPGDSLPTESELISQLGVSRETVRVALRLLDAEGLTTTSQGRSGVRIRHPEPERVARSLVQLLTLTGATWGDLLAFRKLLEPAAAAHVAQHASAQQKAALAEVAERGIAPDGAGYHEFHELLVQASGNPILTTVLAAVEQAVRWAAAEQDITQYDREEAAKSHRAIADAIAAGDAQKAEHRMRRHLDAALRHVDASGLLGAPMIPPSRWRGDNSDLPWQ
- a CDS encoding carotenoid oxygenase family protein, whose product is MVTVPNAAVLTGAFRPMRFEATVEDCITTFGEIPKELSGGFYRAGPTFKRPTKQGANGLLAMDGMVQGLTLDNGRADFRNRWIRTPKYVLEERHGRGMFCWADGEWSDWRNIGFGPAVRDQHTRGIPQGTNNINCFPFGGQILASGEQGSPPIALDPITLETRGVVPWSPQLSRGIFDLACYGDAAFTAHPKWDSATGTLYGWAYSNRRPYVTVHVVRPDGAVISRELTDAPYCCEVHDMWLTQDWMVLPFQGFAFDPDRIERGLSVQHWDPHLPIILALVPRDDVEHGEIRWITAEIGPQYVMHTLAANVVDNRLTLDGPVFERPPFPLDIDRFEGQDIALFFNLARSTLGRWTVDLDEGSVKSELLGDRPCELPKVDERYYGRGHKWGYLIGGDAKGQGMRMHSLVVRDIDTGREQEYRLRHDRPALVMEPTFVPRTPEAPEGDGYLVVPVSRWAENLGEYVIFDTDDITAGPICRIEIPFLLGFTPHGHWMDFR